The Miscanthus floridulus cultivar M001 chromosome 6, ASM1932011v1, whole genome shotgun sequence genomic interval TCTGTGAATTTGGAGATGAACTTGGTGACTGAATGACAGTCCTCACAAAGCCTGAGGTTCTTTGTGATCCTGATAACCTCTCCACTGCCAGTGTTGATGAAGCCCGAAAGCAACAGCCAACTTCTCACTGTGGCCAAGCAAaatcctctccttctcctcttcttcaatATCATACAGAACTGATCCTGTGTCAGGGACATAGCCCTCGTTTTTCATCTGTGTCACAAACTCACCAATCAATGCTTGCAGCTCCTCCACCTGTGGGTTCTTGTCAACTGAAGCAAATGAGTACAGCTTCTTCTTCACCTCTATCCAGCTACAGCCTGGCACCTTCTCCAGTGCATGCTCCTCAAGTAACTCCTTTAGTACATCAACTTGGTTCTGCAACTTAGCTCGGGCATAAATATCTGCCAGGAGAACATAGTTTCCAGCATTTTGGGGCTCAAGATCAAAGAGATGAGAGCATGCCATCTCAGCATACTCAACATGGCCATGAATTCTGCAAGCTCCAAGAAGTGAGCCCCAAACTTGAGGGCTTGGTTGAATGCGCATGCTCTGTATCAGCTCCACAGCTTCATCCAGGCGCCCGGCACGACCAAGAAGGTCAACCATGCAAGCATAGTGCTCAGCACGAGGTGTGACATTGTAATCCACCATTGATTCAAATAGCTTCTTCCCCTGCTCCACAAGTCCAGCATGGCTACAAGCCCCAAGGACGCTAATAAATGTGATGATACTTGGCGAAATGCCTTCCTGAATCATCTCCTCAAACACCTGGATTGACTCACGACCAAAGCCATGCATTCCATATCCAGATATAAGTGAATTCCATGACACAACATTCCTTCTGCGCCCTATCCAATTGAAGATGTAGCGCCCGATCTCAAGGCACCCACATTTCATGTACATTGCCATCAACGCATTCAGCACTGAAACAAGTGAGTCAAACCCCCTCCGAAGGATATATGCATGTAGTACTTTGCCCTGACCGAGTGCATTTACCCCAGCACAGGCATGCAAGACACTAACAATTGTGATCGAGTTTGGTACCAGGTCTGCATCAGAAGCCATCATCTCCCGAAAGATCTGAATCGCATCACCAGGACGCTCATTCTTGGCATAGCACCCAATCATGGCACTCCATGACACAAGATTCCTATCAGGCATTGAAGTGAACACACGCTCAGAATAGCCGACCATCCCAAGCTTCGCGTAGCAGTCAATAAGAGTGGTAGCAACATGCGTGTGTAATCCATAGCCGCGACGGATGGCATGAGCGTGCATCTCCCATACACGGGCAGAGGCCGGCCCGTGCGACGCTGACGCTGCAATGCAGGCCTTAAGACCGTGCGCGTAGCTGTAGCTGTCGACGGGAACACCGAGCCGGCCCATGTCAGCAAGGCACGCGAGAGCCTCCTCTCCGTGGTCGGCGAGCGCGAGCGCCTTGAGCATCGCGTTCCACACGAAGATGTTCTTCACGGGCGCCTCGTCGAACACCTGGCGCGCGGCTGGGAGCGCGCTGAGCGCAGCATAGGCGTCGATGAGGCGGGTCGACAGGAAGGGGTCGGAGCGGAACACCGGGTCCGCCTCGAGCCTGCGGTGCACGGCCGCGGCGAGCGCGGTGTCCCCCGCCCGCGCGGCCGCGAGTAGGAGCGACTCGTAGGTGCGCTGCGTTGGCGCGGGAAGCCCCTGCAAGAGCGCCGCGGCCCGGGCGAGGCGCCCGTGGGCGCAGAGCGTTTGTATGAGGTGGTCCTCGTTCTCCGGCGAAGCGCCCGAAGACGCCGGCGCGAGCGACGCGAGGCACCTGAGGCGCGTCAGCCTCGGTCGCCTGGGCCCGAACGGGCGGTGGGGGAGGTGGAGGAGGGAGGTGTACGGGGAGGCAGTGGCGGACATGGGGATGGGGGCGGGGCGGGGGCGGACGCGGAcgcggaggcggcggaaggcGAGGAGGGGCGTCACCGTGAGGCGGCGCGGGAGAGGGAGATATTTCGGGTGGGTTGGGTCGGACGTCGGAGCTCGGACAGCAGCTGGAAGCTTGGAAAAGTGGAAAGCAGCGGCGAGGCGGGACTCAATGGGCAGCGCCGCGCGGAGACGGAGAAGATTGCGGATTTTTTGCGGGATTTTGGTGGCTTGGCAGAGTCGTGGGCTCGTTTTCTGGAGCGGCCTGGCGTGTTGGTTGGGCTTGTGAGTGGGCCAACATAGGTTCCCATTTTTGCAGTTGTAGATGGACAGCCCAAAAGGCACTGCTTTGCTCTAGATTGAAACCTGACAATGTCTCATGGCATCACAACCAGCAGACAAGGAAGAGACAAACAACCAGTATAATGGAAGGTGGTTATATGCTTAAGGACTAAGGAGAGAGAATGTTGTCTTGTCACTAAACATCAGTATAGAAATTAGTCTCTACAATGCCAAGATGTGCTTAAATCGACGACCTTGCTAACATAGATTAAGTATTTGTACTAACTTAAACATCTTATCCACCTTTTTTTTTGACTGAACACATCTTATCCACCTTCTAACTATCAGGTGCTAAAGATATGTTAAAAAAATTGCTAAGAACTTTCGCTAACCAATCCCATTGTTGTGCATGCTCTTAGACTAGAAAATTGCCTCCATGGTGCATGAGATGAAATGTCTTGAGAGTGTCGTCGTTTCTCAAGTTCTGTTAACCTTGGAAACCTCAAATTTCTGCGCCTCTTGAAAACCTCATGCTGGCCGTCAATTTCCCGTTCGGACATTCTTCAATCAAGCGACTACTCCTAGAAAGCCGAGTGCAGCAGGCTACGTACTCCTACGAGGCTACCCGGCGATGTGCCGATGACGGAGCCggactagggccttgtttagattgaaaaaaatttcaacccgatgaatagtagcattttcgtcttatttggtaaatattgtccaattgtggaccaactaagctcaaaagattcatctcgtgatttccaactaaactgtgtaattagttattttttttacctacatttaatgctccatgcaaacggctaaaaattgatgtgatggagagagagtaaaaaaccTTGGAATTTTGAgtgtatctaaacaaggcctagctcATCATTGATCGACACCTGAAAAGAGCACGAGGACGAGGCCACAACAAAGCCCGATGTCCCCCAGCGGCAGTCCGCACTAGCAGCGGCATTCCCAGTCGAGGGGCGTGCGTGATGGGAAAGCGATGGTGCCGCATCCCATGACCAATCCCGCTCGATGCTCTTGCTCTCCGTGTCATTTCCAAGGAAAGCCGCCAATTATTCTATGCTGCAAAACAGTATGAGCCTGTCATTTCCGAGACAAAAGCAGGTGATGTGCCAGTGCCAGTGGCGGGTAGTGGTAGCAAGCTGCGGCCGCGGCAGGGAGAGCATCGGCAGCTGCACCACTGGTTTTTAACTTTTTCACGTGCTCGAAGTCTTGGGCCCCGTTCGGTTTTTGCCTcgttagattttttttttaagtcagaatagtatttttctcttataataatttAGTCGAAATCATGTTTTTAGTTAAATTTAGCCAAACGAACGAGGCCTAACTTGCTGTTTTaatgagccagctcgcgagctccTAACGAGCTAAGGTCTATCAGCTCATGACCATAAATCCAAAAGATGATAATGCTAACTTAGAAATGTCAAcatattatattattatataatCCTTATTTTCAACTGTTTCATATGGATTTTGATTTTGTAATTGTCGTGGTACTTAAATATTGATTTATGGATTATTTTCCatggagaagatgatgatgctgatatTGAATTTGTGAACTTTCCTAAATCTATGGTGGCAAGCAACCAGTAAGTATGCTGGAACTGCATGGATCATGAATGGACCAActatgttgcatggttgataTTTTTTATGAACCTAATATGTATTAATTATGTATGGTTGCATAATAGTGGACGTGACCTTCTAGAATTAATGTAGCATAAACATTATAACACATGTGTGTCCTATTTTTTTATAACTTGTGAGCTAAACGAGTCAGCTCGAACTCACTAACGAACCGAGCTGAGCGGTTCCTCTAGATCATAATATTAATGAGCTAGCTCGAGCTGGACCAAGCCGAGACGAGCTGGCCAGATATCCCGCCCTATTTGCAATTGGACCGGATTGGCCGAGACCCAGACCGAGACCGAGACCGGGGATGGATGGATGCCATACCAGACAAACAAACCGAGCGGGTATTCCAAATCCAAACAGCAACGCAACGGGGATCGGATCACCCATATCTTAGCGTGGAAACTGGAAACAGCATATGCTTAACGAGAATCAGGCACGCCATTGGATTACAGAGAGCCCCACTTGGGCGAGCTCTCGCTTTTTATCATGTGCTTGTGTGGGCTGGCCGTGCCCACGCTGCCTGCCTGTGGTGTCTGGCTGGAGGCTCCCGGTCGGAGATACTCCTACGTGCAAAGGAAAGGTACTCGTAATTATGGGGGACAGAACAAAGCCTTCCTTTCTAGAGGCATGTACCTGGACAAGGAAGCAAATGGTGAGCGAGAGAACTCGAAGATAACCCTATCACTAATCCACCAATCAACTCATGCCGTAACTTCGgagcctgttcgttggttggtttctggactgataagcccgactgatgctggtttgttgtgaggataaaacactgttgactggctgataagtcctaactgaaaccaacgagcgaacatgCGGCCAGTTTCATGCTAATCTAGCTGATAGGGTGAACCTTTCTTTTCTGGAGTATCTTTGTACGCGCGCAATAACAGCACTCACGGTAAACTAGGGCTGTGTTTAGCTTAAGGTCAAGGCTGGATGGGAATATCCTGTCCATAAACTTGGGATATGGCTGTCCAAAGTATTGCGGGTAATAATATTCAAAAGAGACAATCATAAATGCCCGTTACGGATTAGATCCATCAGTATATGAAAATAAAATGCTGATATATTAGTGTCCTAATGTGCCTCTAGATTAGAAGCCCATTAGTAAGGTCTACATTACAAGGGACGAGGTTACGCTCGTCCTCCCCTACACTCTAGccattcccctctctctctctctctcttcttccgtGTTACGCTGCACGTTAAGGGGAACGATCTATAATCTCCTACTCGCATGTTATCTTGGTTGAATAGGGTAGATGGATATAAtcgtttttttttgtttggttattAGTTGGATGAGACTTGGATCATGGATGTGATGAACTAATTTTTTTCTTTGTTCAGTTGAATAGAGATTGCCATATTCATTATGAAATGTGGGATCCACTtgttatatatttatttttatcaAAATATTATCATGTGAGATCTTATTCCTAGATTAATTGCAATAAACACAAAGATACAAGTATATATATGTCACAAAATAACTAGAGAAACGGTTTGCAAGATGAAATCATTTGAATGTTTTCTAAAAGAAACGTAAAGCGATTAATGTTTGTATCCATGCTGCTAGCAAGCAACAATGAACAAACATGGAAGTGTTGTTCTGCCAGTTTTTGCCCAATCTATCATTTAGCATATTTTTCATTGAAGGGACGGTAGAACCTTTGACGCAAATTTTATTAAACGAAGAGAGAGACAATAGCCCTCAACTCGTACAACTTGGTACAGCGATTGAACAACTAACAACTTCAAACCAATGGTATGTTTAGATGAAGCTGCATCGAGCCAACTCGATCAAAACGACCCAACTAGCACCTTCAACTTGATCGAAATCACCCAACCAACACCGCAACTTGGTCGAAAACGACCCAACTAGCAACTTAACTACACTAACAACTGGCTAAAAATTGAAGCTACTAAGAGCTCCACTTGACAGGCTGTAGAGCACCACCGACTGAGCCACCTGGAGCACCACCATGGTTGACAAGAGCGGaacgtgtaacacctctggtgttacgagctcgctaagcGCCGAGATTATGGCCCTGAGAGATAGATGTAATAATATAGTGAGTTTGTTTACTTAACGTAAAGAAGTGGTGATCAAAACTCCTAACAAAAAGAATAGAATGAGTTTTGTTAATTGTTAGCatgaaaacaatttctatgaacaaCGACCAATTATAACTGGAGTATAGTGTGGAAATAAAGATTTAAGGGCAAGTTACGCAGCTGGGCATGTAATTTTAAATCTTGGAGAATAATAATGTTAGCTAGTATTTTTGGGAAGCTCGGAAATCGAATTGAAATTAAATCCACTCTTCACGGTTAAGTCGACAAACAAATGATTATGTTTAAAGTGCTATCTTTAGTGAATTATATAGTGGAACATACTTAAATAGTGCTCTAATATTTTGTTCCTACGAGTTAGTACGAAATATGGACTAGGTCATGGTATGTTAGTTAGTTGAaattaacaaggt includes:
- the LOC136456834 gene encoding LOW QUALITY PROTEIN: pentatricopeptide repeat-containing protein CRR2, chloroplastic-like (The sequence of the model RefSeq protein was modified relative to this genomic sequence to represent the inferred CDS: inserted 2 bases in 2 codons; deleted 1 base in 1 codon); amino-acid sequence: MLAHSQAQPTRQAAPENEPTTLPSHXKSRKKSAIFSVSARRCPLSPASPLLSTFPSFQLLSELRRPTQPXPKYLPLPRRLTVTPLLAFRRLRVRVRPRPAPIPMSATASPYTSLLHLPHRPFGPRRPRLTRLRCLASLAPASSGASPENEDHLIQTLCAHGRLARAAALLQGLPAPTQRTYESLLLAAARAGDTALAAAVHRRLEADPVFRSDPFLSTRLIDAYAALSALPAARQVFDEAPVKNIFVWNAMLKALALADHGEEALACLADMGRLGVPVDSYSYAHGLKACIAASASHGPASARVWEMHAHAIRRGYGLHTHVATTLIDCYAKLGMVGYSERVFTSMPDRNLVSWSAMIGCYAKNERPGDAIQIFREMMASDADLVPNSITIVSVLHACAGVNALGQGKVLHAYILRRGFDSLVSVLNALMAMYMKCGCLEIGRYIFNWIGRRRNVVSWNSLISGYGMHGFGRESIQVFEEMIQEGISPSIITFISVLGACSHAGLVEQGKKLFESMVDYNVTPRAEHYACMVDLLGRAGRLDEAVELIQSMRIQPSPQVWGSLLGACRIHGHVEYAEMACSHLFDLEPQNAGNYVLLADIYARAKLQNQVDVLKELLEEHALEKVPGCSWIEVKKKLYSFASVDKNPQVEELQALIGEFVTQMKNEGYVPDTGSVLYDIEEEEKERILLGHSEKLAVAFGLINTGSGEVIRITKNLRLCEDCHSVTKFISKFTDREIVVRDVNRFHHFRNGVCSCRDYW